Proteins from a genomic interval of Alosa alosa isolate M-15738 ecotype Scorff River chromosome 8, AALO_Geno_1.1, whole genome shotgun sequence:
- the pax1b gene encoding paired box protein Pax-1 has translation MDQTYGEVNQLGGVFVNGRPLPNAIRARIVELAQLGIRPCDISRQLRVSHGCVSKILARYNETGSILPGAIGGSKPRVTTPNVVKSIREYKQGDPGIFAWEIRDRLLADGVCDKYNVPSVSSISRILRNKIGNLSQPNQYENSKPQHPQIPYNHMYPYSYSNPMSPTGNKLGNAPGVPVHGGHVSLSRAWSSMHTVGNFLGIRAFMDPSAIAGAEGYQPKLEDWTSVNRATFPSAHAINGIDKSPIEADIKYPQTSSSLSSYVQACAYSPANQYGVYSGPAGSYVTGHPWQSQGATLSHPNNATAMHASNLHSPMAFKHSREAGNRKPPSPLSKHQHETLSSVHGLALTTSGS, from the exons ATGG ATCAAACATACGGAGAAGTCAACCAGCTCGGGGGTGTATTTGTTAATGGCCGACCTCTTCCCAATGCTATCCGAGCAAGAATCGTAGAGTTGGCCCAGCTCGGAATAAGACCTTGTGACATCAGTCGACAATTGCGCGTCTCGCATGGTTGTGTAAGCAAGATCTTGGCAAGGTACAACGAAACGGGTTCGATTTTACCCGGTGCAATTGGAGGAAGTAAACCACGAGTAACAACACCAAATGTAGTGAAAAGCATTCGGGAGTACAAGCAAGGAGACCCTGGGATATTTGCTTGGGAAATCCGTGACCGACTTCTCGCGGATGGAGTTTGCGACAAGTACAACGTTCCTTCAGTGAGCTCCATTAGCCGAATTCTTAGGAACAAGATTGGAAATCTGTCGCAACCGAATCAGTATGAAAACAGCAAGCCACAACATCCACAGATACCATACAACCACATGTATCCATACTCCTATTCCAATCCAATGTCTCCTACCGGGAACAAGCTGGGTAACGCACCTGGAGTGCCGGTACACGGAGGGCACGTCAGCCTGTCGCGGGCCTGGTCGTCGATGCACACTGTTGGCAATTTTTTAGGTATACGGGCCTTCATGGATCCTTCAG CTATTGCTGGAGCTGAGGGCTACCAGCCGAAGTTAGAGGATTGGACTAGCGTGAACCGAGCCACATTTCCCTCTGCACACGCCATCAATGGCATCGACAAGTCTCCCATAGAAGCGGATATCAAATATCCACAG ACCTCGTCGAGCCTCTCCAGTTATGTTCAAGCTTGTGCGTACTCTCCAGCCAATCAATATGGGGTATATAGTGGCCCGGCTGGTAGTTATGTGACTGGACATCCATGGCAGTCCCAAGGAGCCACGCTGTCTCATCCCAACAACGCCACAGCCATGCATGCGTCAAACCTGCACTCTCCTATGGCCTTCAAACACTCACGAGAAG CTGGGAACAGAAAACCTCCGAGTCCTCTGAGCAAGCACCAGCACGAGACCCTGAGTAGCGTGCACGGGCTCGCGCTCACTACCTCAGGCTCCTAA